In Roseomonas fluvialis, one genomic interval encodes:
- a CDS encoding phosphoglycerate kinase, producing the protein MTYRTIDALDAQGKRVLLRADLNVPVRDGAITDRTRIERLCPTIAELANAGARVVICSHFDRPKGKRVPEMSLKPLAEALSAALKRPVAFADDCIGPVAEAAVAALADGEILLLENTRFHAGEETNDPAMAAALAKLADAYVNDAFSAAHRAHASTEGVAHLLPSYAGRLMEAELKALDAALGNPARPVVAIVGGSKVSTKLDLLGNLSKRVDVLVIGGAMANTFLAAQGHGMGKSLQEAEMHDTARAILDTARAANCEILLPTDLVVAEEFKPNAPTRTVRAGAVPEGSMALDVGPETEQAIEARLRGASTLVWNGPLGAFETPPFDAATVATAQVVAALTQSGALKSIGGGGDTVAALRHAGVAERMTYVSTAGGAFLEWLEGKTLPGVAALG; encoded by the coding sequence ATGACCTACCGAACCATCGATGCGCTGGACGCCCAGGGAAAGCGGGTCCTGCTGCGCGCCGACCTTAACGTCCCGGTGCGCGACGGCGCCATCACCGATCGTACGCGCATCGAACGCCTGTGCCCGACCATCGCGGAGCTCGCCAATGCCGGCGCGCGCGTCGTCATCTGCAGCCATTTCGACCGCCCCAAGGGAAAGCGCGTGCCCGAGATGTCGCTCAAGCCGCTGGCCGAGGCGCTGTCGGCCGCGCTGAAGCGCCCCGTGGCCTTCGCCGACGATTGCATCGGGCCGGTGGCCGAGGCGGCGGTCGCGGCGCTGGCCGATGGCGAGATCCTGCTGCTGGAGAACACCCGCTTCCACGCCGGCGAGGAGACGAACGACCCCGCCATGGCCGCGGCGCTGGCGAAGCTGGCTGACGCCTATGTGAACGACGCGTTTTCCGCTGCCCATCGCGCCCACGCGAGCACCGAGGGCGTGGCCCACCTGCTGCCGTCCTATGCCGGGCGGCTGATGGAAGCCGAGCTCAAGGCGCTCGATGCCGCGCTGGGCAACCCGGCGCGCCCGGTGGTGGCGATCGTCGGTGGGTCGAAGGTGTCGACCAAGCTCGACCTGCTGGGCAACCTGTCCAAGCGCGTGGACGTGCTGGTGATCGGCGGCGCGATGGCCAACACCTTCCTGGCGGCGCAGGGCCACGGCATGGGGAAGTCCCTGCAGGAGGCCGAGATGCACGACACCGCGCGTGCCATCCTGGACACCGCGCGCGCCGCCAATTGCGAGATCCTGCTGCCGACCGACCTGGTGGTGGCCGAGGAGTTCAAGCCGAACGCGCCCACCCGCACCGTGCGCGCGGGCGCGGTGCCCGAGGGCAGCATGGCCCTCGATGTCGGCCCCGAGACCGAGCAGGCGATCGAGGCGCGGCTGCGCGGTGCCTCGACCCTGGTGTGGAACGGCCCGCTGGGCGCCTTCGAAACGCCGCCCTTCGACGCCGCGACGGTGGCGACGGCGCAGGTGGTGGCCGCTCTGACGCAATCCGGTGCGCTGAAGTCGATTGGCGGCGGCGGGGATACGGTGGCGGCGCTGCGCCATGCGGGCGTGGCGGAGCGCATGACGTATGTCTCGACCGCCGGGGGCGCCTTCCTGGAATGGCTGGAGGGCAAGACGCTGCCGGGGGTGGCCGCGCTGGGCTAG
- a CDS encoding BolA family protein, whose translation MNDSRAQRIRSILEAAFASAQVTVQDDSASHAGHAGARPGGQTHYSVTIVSAAFAGQSRVARSRTVHDLLAAEFDTGLHALALRLLTPEEAARR comes from the coding sequence ATGAATGACAGCCGCGCCCAGCGCATCCGGTCCATCCTCGAAGCTGCCTTCGCCTCCGCCCAGGTCACGGTGCAGGACGACAGCGCCAGCCATGCCGGCCATGCCGGCGCACGGCCGGGCGGGCAGACGCACTACAGCGTCACGATCGTGAGCGCGGCCTTCGCCGGGCAGTCCCGCGTGGCGCGATCGCGCACCGTGCACGACCTGCTCGCCGCCGAATTCGACACCGGCCTGCACGCCCTCGCGCTGCGGCTCCTCACGCCCGAGGAAGCGGCGCGCCGCTGA
- a CDS encoding tetratricopeptide repeat protein, with protein MPRPRRRIIYSDREILVVHQPGESEHSLVTFSDLTTRPKRAAFWGDDAAAKLGLDAIGFVARRENWFPRASVDAAATAVRAALKPRAVAYGYSMGGYGVLKHAGRLGIGSAIAVAPQVSIAPAEVPWDERFHRFHRPPAHRGMRIEAGDLAPFTAVIADPYDAADWRHARLAAQAGPVHLLRAPLSGHGAIWLLAGTEVLAPILAAALAGDAAAMRRLLRERRARSTHWFRLMGRAAFGRGHASLAEALWARAAELGVPPAVLRHERAEAVADRALRLMTLGRREEAAQACRSLAAMEPPSAQRLGRAAHLMLATGAAPEAEATFHQALALRPEAADLHLGLSLALASQGRAADALAAAAAGHTALPQDTDLGAHYGHLLNAAGPARQADAEAVFRAVLARDPRMGQALFGLASVLAARADHVPALLFATRAAQRLPGRGDVRLLQARLCLATGDAARAERRFRRILRDMPGSAEAQVGLADALVALDRRGEALALLRRAATDRPGDGALGDALRRLAAPARARTGIMGRLRRLLTRGRTLTAPRG; from the coding sequence ATGCCGCGCCCCCGCCGCCGGATCATCTACAGCGACCGCGAGATCCTGGTGGTGCATCAGCCGGGCGAGTCCGAGCACAGCCTCGTGACCTTCTCGGATCTCACCACCCGTCCGAAGCGCGCGGCCTTCTGGGGGGATGACGCCGCGGCGAAGCTCGGCCTCGATGCGATCGGCTTCGTCGCGCGGCGGGAGAACTGGTTCCCGCGCGCCTCGGTCGATGCCGCGGCCACCGCGGTGCGCGCCGCGCTGAAGCCCCGCGCGGTCGCATATGGCTACAGCATGGGCGGGTATGGCGTGCTGAAGCATGCCGGGCGGCTTGGCATCGGCAGCGCCATCGCGGTCGCGCCGCAGGTCAGCATCGCCCCGGCCGAGGTGCCCTGGGACGAGCGGTTCCATCGCTTCCACCGCCCCCCGGCGCATCGCGGCATGCGGATCGAGGCCGGCGACCTCGCGCCCTTCACGGCGGTGATCGCCGACCCCTACGACGCGGCCGACTGGCGCCATGCGCGCCTCGCGGCGCAGGCGGGGCCGGTGCACCTGCTGCGCGCGCCACTGTCCGGCCATGGGGCGATCTGGCTGCTGGCCGGGACCGAGGTGCTGGCGCCCATCCTGGCCGCGGCGCTGGCCGGCGACGCGGCGGCGATGCGCCGCCTGCTGCGCGAACGGCGCGCGCGCTCCACGCACTGGTTCCGCCTGATGGGCCGGGCCGCCTTCGGCCGCGGCCATGCCAGCCTGGCCGAGGCCCTCTGGGCGCGTGCCGCCGAACTGGGCGTGCCGCCTGCGGTGCTGCGCCACGAACGCGCCGAGGCCGTCGCCGACCGCGCGCTGCGCCTGATGACACTCGGCCGGCGGGAGGAAGCGGCGCAGGCCTGCCGCAGCCTCGCCGCGATGGAACCGCCTTCGGCCCAGCGGCTGGGGCGCGCGGCCCATCTGATGCTCGCGACCGGCGCCGCCCCTGAGGCCGAGGCGACCTTCCATCAGGCTCTGGCCCTGCGGCCGGAGGCCGCCGACCTGCATCTGGGCCTGAGCCTGGCGCTGGCGTCGCAGGGCCGCGCGGCGGATGCGCTGGCCGCGGCCGCCGCCGGCCACACCGCGCTGCCGCAGGATACCGACCTCGGTGCGCATTATGGCCACCTGCTGAACGCCGCCGGCCCCGCCCGTCAGGCGGACGCCGAGGCGGTGTTCCGGGCCGTGCTGGCGCGCGACCCGCGCATGGGTCAGGCGCTGTTCGGCCTGGCCAGCGTGCTCGCGGCGCGTGCGGACCACGTGCCGGCGCTGCTGTTCGCGACACGCGCGGCCCAGCGCCTGCCCGGGCGGGGCGATGTGCGGCTGCTGCAGGCGCGGCTGTGCCTCGCGACCGGCGACGCCGCCCGGGCCGAGCGCCGGTTTCGCCGCATCCTGCGCGATATGCCGGGTTCGGCCGAGGCGCAGGTCGGGCTGGCGGATGCCCTGGTGGCGCTGGACCGCCGCGGGGAGGCGCTGGCACTGCTGCGCCGGGCCGCCACCGACCGGCCCGGGGATGGCGCGCTGGGCGACGCCCTGCGCCGGCTGGCCGCGCCGGCGCGCGCGCGGACCGGGATCATGGGACGGCTGCGCCGGCTGCTGACGCGCGGACGTACGCTGACGGCCCCGCGGGGCTGA
- a CDS encoding J domain-containing protein has product MRKGGRKVEPDPEDMPRHACEHPGCTEAGLYRAPRDRTLRQFLWFCLPHVRAYNAAWDYYKGMAPNEIEAHLRDDTAWQRPTWPLGRLGGAGRFDSEILRDPLGILREEAPTRRRAREVVETPPDLRAALELMELTWPLDQVELRTRYKDLAKRYHPDATGGDRAAEDRLKDINRAYSLLKRRVPARGRVGAEPAGAPAG; this is encoded by the coding sequence ATGCGCAAGGGTGGCAGGAAGGTCGAGCCGGATCCCGAGGACATGCCGCGGCACGCCTGCGAGCATCCCGGCTGCACCGAGGCCGGCCTGTACCGCGCCCCGCGCGACCGCACGCTGCGCCAGTTCCTGTGGTTCTGCCTGCCGCATGTGCGCGCCTACAATGCCGCCTGGGACTACTACAAGGGCATGGCGCCGAACGAGATCGAGGCGCATCTGCGCGACGACACCGCCTGGCAGCGCCCGACCTGGCCGCTCGGGCGGCTTGGCGGCGCGGGCCGCTTCGATTCCGAGATCCTGCGCGACCCGCTGGGCATCCTGCGCGAGGAAGCGCCCACACGCCGGCGTGCGCGCGAGGTGGTCGAGACACCGCCCGACCTGCGCGCCGCGCTGGAGCTCATGGAACTGACCTGGCCGCTCGACCAGGTGGAACTGCGAACCCGCTACAAGGACCTGGCCAAGCGCTACCATCCCGATGCCACCGGCGGCGACCGCGCCGCCGAGGATCGCCTGAAGGACATCAACCGCGCCTATAGCCTGCTCAAGCGCCGCGTTCCGGCGCGTGGGCGCGTGGGTGCCGAGCCCGCCGGCGCGCCCGCCGGGTAG
- a CDS encoding AraC family transcriptional regulator produces the protein MPLLGRHVVLDTRSVSVARDANRLFRGPLHLSPLGDPAAFRLVVATAAIDTIRLSAVTSTGHAIGLVEDDAITLLAPYRGIIATDTTAGRLEARAGDLVAPRRGPRRTLVGEDYVGLVVQVSTGSLRLSASHNPEDGAVLARAIDGGFDRRSAGSATAVLARYLRYLAAEVDHDTTVLRAPRGAQAAANMVTALVLDCFAAVAATTAPQRAAAAGRRHVERAEAAIRARVGEDLSVPALAAELGVGTRALQLAFRAHRGVTPREAIATARLDAAHALLSAASPAASVTGIALDCGVTHLGRFAAHYRDRFGEAPSETLARTRRSD, from the coding sequence TTGCCTCTCCTTGGCCGCCATGTCGTGCTCGACACCCGTTCGGTCTCGGTCGCGCGCGACGCCAACCGGCTGTTTCGCGGCCCGCTGCACCTCAGCCCGCTCGGCGACCCTGCCGCGTTTCGCCTGGTTGTCGCGACCGCCGCTATCGACACCATCAGGCTGAGCGCTGTCACGAGCACCGGCCATGCCATCGGCCTCGTTGAGGACGATGCCATCACGCTGCTGGCACCCTATCGGGGCATCATCGCGACGGACACCACGGCTGGCCGACTGGAAGCCCGTGCCGGCGACCTGGTTGCGCCGCGACGCGGGCCGAGGCGGACCCTCGTCGGCGAGGATTATGTCGGCCTGGTGGTCCAGGTCTCGACTGGCTCGCTGCGGCTGAGCGCCAGCCACAACCCCGAGGACGGCGCCGTCCTGGCCCGTGCGATCGATGGCGGCTTCGACCGGCGCAGCGCGGGCAGCGCGACCGCCGTGCTGGCACGCTATCTGCGCTACCTCGCCGCCGAGGTCGACCACGATACGACGGTGCTGCGCGCGCCGCGGGGTGCGCAGGCCGCGGCGAACATGGTGACCGCGCTGGTGCTGGACTGCTTTGCGGCAGTGGCGGCCACGACGGCGCCGCAGCGTGCGGCCGCCGCCGGCCGCCGGCATGTGGAACGCGCCGAAGCGGCGATCCGTGCCCGCGTCGGGGAAGACCTGTCGGTGCCCGCGCTGGCGGCCGAACTCGGTGTCGGTACGCGTGCCTTGCAGCTCGCCTTCCGGGCCCATCGCGGGGTGACGCCGCGGGAGGCCATCGCGACGGCCCGACTGGATGCAGCGCATGCGCTGCTGAGTGCGGCGTCGCCGGCGGCGTCGGTTACGGGAATCGCCCTGGACTGCGGCGTCACGCATCTCGGTCGCTTCGCCGCGCACTATCGGGATCGCTTCGGGGAAGCACCGTCCGAGACATTGGCGCGGACCCGTCGCTCCGACTGA
- a CDS encoding NUDIX hydrolase — translation MSRFIRRIPEGDDRERLMCPDCGHVAYENPKVVVGSIVAEGDTVLLCRRAIEPRRGFWTIPAGYMEMNETTEEGARREAWEEARARIALEGVLAVYSIARLGQVQVIFRARMAEPGFEAGPESLEVRRFAWDEIPWDDLAFPSVRWALHAWRDGPPGAVATNPPEDARGMRPLPAGSAA, via the coding sequence ATGTCCCGCTTCATCCGGCGGATCCCCGAGGGCGATGACCGCGAAAGGCTGATGTGCCCCGATTGCGGGCATGTCGCTTATGAAAACCCAAAGGTCGTCGTTGGCTCCATCGTGGCCGAGGGCGACACGGTCCTGCTATGCCGCCGCGCCATCGAACCGCGTCGCGGCTTCTGGACCATCCCCGCCGGCTACATGGAAATGAACGAGACCACCGAGGAAGGCGCGCGCCGCGAAGCCTGGGAGGAAGCGCGCGCGCGCATCGCTCTGGAGGGCGTGCTCGCGGTCTATTCCATCGCGCGGCTGGGCCAGGTGCAGGTCATCTTCCGCGCCCGCATGGCCGAACCGGGCTTCGAGGCCGGGCCGGAAAGCCTCGAGGTGCGCCGCTTCGCCTGGGACGAGATCCCGTGGGACGACCTCGCCTTCCCCTCGGTGCGCTGGGCGCTGCACGCCTGGCGGGATGGTCCGCCCGGCGCGGTCGCGACCAACCCGCCCGAGGATGCGCGCGGCATGCGCCCGTTGCCGGCCGGGAGCGCGGCATGA
- a CDS encoding DUF6636 domain-containing protein has protein sequence MVRWIAVFVLLPVLASAQEAFQLPSGNIHCAVHDGSLRCDVLNFTYQRPPRPRSCDLDFGGAVEMRAQGAAALICHGDTVANPMAPVLGYGQAWQGRGMTCTATPQALRCVNADGRGFEMARSRLLLF, from the coding sequence ATGGTCCGGTGGATCGCGGTCTTCGTCCTTCTGCCGGTCCTAGCATCGGCACAGGAGGCCTTCCAGTTGCCCTCGGGCAACATCCATTGCGCCGTGCATGACGGCAGCCTGCGCTGCGACGTGCTGAACTTCACCTACCAACGCCCGCCGCGGCCACGCAGTTGCGACCTGGACTTTGGCGGCGCGGTCGAGATGCGCGCGCAGGGCGCGGCCGCGCTGATCTGCCACGGGGACACGGTGGCAAACCCGATGGCGCCGGTGCTGGGCTATGGCCAGGCCTGGCAGGGCAGGGGCATGACCTGCACGGCGACGCCCCAGGCGCTGCGCTGCGTCAATGCGGATGGGCGCGGGTTTGAGATGGCGCGGTCGCGGTTGTTGCTGTTCTGA
- the tkt gene encoding transketolase: MASIAPTPDASANPALAAQAAILARPASEARRMADAIRALAIDAVEAAKSGHPGMPMGMADVATVLFTKFLKYDAADPRWADRDRFVLSAGHGSMLLYALLHLTGHAGMGTDELKRFRQLHSPAAGHPEYGEHPGIETTTGPLGQGIATAVGMALAERMMAARFGVSLVDHRTWVIASDGDLQEGVSHEAASLAGHYGLSKLCVLWDDNHISIDGDTALSFTDDTLKRFQAYGWATRRVDGHDPDALAAAMAWATRSRKPVLIACRTIIGLGAPTKAGTAGSHGSPLGAAEAAAAKEALGWTAAPFTVPDDIKAGWEAAGRRSAGTRRSWLKRLAKHPQQGEFDRAIAGRLPESWHEALAALRAKHAEEKPKLATRVSSQRALEALVPSVPEMVGGSADLTGSNNTNVKGIPAIAPGNFAGRFVHWGVREHGMAAAMNGMALHGGIIPYSGTFLVFSDYLRPAVRLAALMHTRVIHVLTHDSIGLGEDGPTHQPVEHLASFRAMPNVFVFRPADAMETAECWELAVKRADGPSLLALSRQNLPALRTDTGENRCARGGYVLAEASGPRKATLIATGSELSLAMEARAALEADGIPTAVVSLPCWEIFAAQDASYRDQVLGSALRVGIEAAIGFGWERWLGADGIFIGMGGFGASAPAEDLYRHFGITTDAVTAAVKKRVA; encoded by the coding sequence TTGGCCAGCATTGCCCCGACGCCCGACGCTTCCGCCAACCCGGCCCTGGCCGCCCAGGCGGCGATCCTCGCCCGGCCGGCGAGCGAGGCGCGGCGCATGGCCGACGCCATCCGCGCGCTGGCGATCGACGCGGTCGAAGCGGCGAAGTCTGGCCATCCCGGCATGCCCATGGGCATGGCCGATGTCGCGACCGTGCTGTTCACGAAGTTCCTGAAATATGACGCCGCCGACCCGCGCTGGGCCGACCGCGACCGCTTCGTGCTGTCCGCCGGCCACGGGTCCATGCTGCTGTACGCCCTGCTGCACCTGACCGGCCATGCCGGCATGGGCACGGACGAACTGAAGCGCTTCCGCCAGCTGCATTCCCCCGCCGCGGGCCACCCCGAATACGGCGAGCACCCGGGCATCGAGACTACCACCGGTCCGCTCGGCCAGGGCATCGCCACCGCGGTCGGCATGGCGCTGGCGGAACGGATGATGGCGGCGCGCTTCGGCGTGTCGCTGGTCGACCACCGCACCTGGGTCATCGCGTCGGATGGCGACCTGCAGGAAGGCGTCAGCCACGAGGCGGCGTCGCTGGCGGGCCATTACGGCCTGTCGAAGCTGTGCGTGCTGTGGGACGACAACCACATCTCGATCGACGGCGACACCGCGCTGTCCTTCACCGACGACACGCTGAAGCGCTTCCAGGCCTATGGCTGGGCGACGCGCCGCGTGGACGGGCACGACCCCGACGCGCTGGCCGCGGCGATGGCCTGGGCGACACGCAGCCGCAAGCCGGTGCTGATCGCCTGCCGCACCATCATCGGGCTCGGCGCGCCGACCAAGGCGGGCACGGCCGGGTCGCACGGGTCGCCATTGGGTGCGGCCGAGGCCGCCGCGGCGAAGGAAGCCCTGGGCTGGACCGCCGCGCCCTTCACGGTGCCGGACGACATCAAGGCCGGCTGGGAGGCCGCCGGGCGCCGCAGCGCGGGCACGCGCCGGTCCTGGTTGAAGCGCCTGGCCAAGCACCCGCAGCAGGGCGAATTCGACCGTGCCATTGCCGGCCGCCTGCCGGAATCCTGGCACGAGGCGCTGGCTGCGCTGCGCGCCAAGCACGCAGAGGAAAAGCCCAAGCTCGCCACGCGCGTGTCGTCGCAGCGCGCGCTGGAAGCGCTGGTGCCGAGCGTGCCGGAAATGGTCGGCGGTTCGGCCGACCTGACGGGGTCGAACAACACCAACGTGAAGGGCATCCCGGCCATCGCGCCGGGCAATTTCGCCGGCCGCTTCGTCCATTGGGGCGTGCGCGAACACGGCATGGCGGCGGCCATGAACGGCATGGCGCTGCATGGCGGCATCATCCCGTATTCCGGCACCTTCCTGGTGTTCTCCGACTACCTGCGCCCGGCCGTGCGCCTGGCCGCGCTGATGCACACCCGCGTCATCCACGTGCTGACGCATGACAGCATCGGCCTGGGCGAGGACGGCCCGACCCACCAGCCGGTCGAGCACCTGGCATCGTTCCGTGCCATGCCGAACGTCTTCGTGTTCCGCCCCGCGGATGCCATGGAGACGGCGGAGTGCTGGGAACTGGCGGTGAAGCGCGCCGATGGCCCGTCGCTGCTGGCGCTGTCGCGGCAGAACCTGCCCGCGCTGCGCACCGACACGGGCGAGAACCGCTGCGCGCGCGGCGGCTACGTCCTGGCCGAGGCGTCCGGACCGCGCAAGGCGACGCTGATCGCGACCGGGTCGGAACTGTCCCTCGCGATGGAGGCGCGCGCCGCGCTGGAAGCCGACGGGATCCCGACCGCCGTGGTCTCCCTGCCCTGCTGGGAAATCTTCGCGGCACAGGATGCGTCGTACCGCGACCAGGTGCTCGGTTCCGCGCTGCGCGTCGGCATCGAGGCCGCGATCGGCTTCGGCTGGGAACGCTGGCTCGGCGCGGATGGCATCTTCATCGGCATGGGCGGCTTCGGTGCCTCGGCGCCGGCCGAGGACCTGTACCGGCATTTCGGCATCACGACGGATGCGGTCACGGCGGCGGTGAAGAAGCGCGTCGCGTAG
- the gap gene encoding type I glyceraldehyde-3-phosphate dehydrogenase: MAVKVSINGFGRIGRLVLRAACEAGRQDLEFVTINDLGSVEANAHLFRYDSVHGRFPGEVIVEGDTITIKNAGKTWGPIKITAERDPSKLPLAGIDVAMECTGIFTSKEKASALLTAGARKVVISAPGDNADATIVYGVNEKTLTKEMTVISNASCTTNCLAPIAKVLHDNFGIVRGYMVTIHAYTGDQNTVDTLHKDLHRARAAAVSAIPTSTGAAKAVGLVMPELKGKLDGTAIRIPTPNVSLVSLDFVPAKEGVTKEAVNAAMKAASESGPLKGILGYNTEPLVSIDFNHNPMSSTFDATQTQVVDGGLVRVLSWYDNEWGFSNRMSDTVALFGKL, translated from the coding sequence ATGGCGGTGAAGGTTTCCATCAACGGGTTCGGGCGCATCGGTCGCCTGGTGCTGCGCGCCGCCTGCGAGGCCGGCCGGCAGGACCTCGAATTCGTCACCATCAACGACCTCGGTTCGGTCGAAGCGAATGCCCACCTGTTCCGCTACGACAGCGTGCATGGGCGTTTCCCGGGCGAGGTGATCGTCGAGGGCGACACCATCACGATCAAGAACGCGGGCAAGACCTGGGGCCCGATCAAGATCACCGCGGAGCGCGATCCGTCCAAGCTGCCGCTGGCCGGCATCGACGTCGCGATGGAATGCACCGGCATCTTCACCAGCAAGGAGAAGGCCTCGGCGCTGCTGACGGCCGGCGCGCGCAAGGTCGTCATCTCCGCACCCGGCGACAATGCGGACGCGACCATCGTCTATGGCGTGAACGAGAAGACGCTGACCAAGGAGATGACGGTCATCTCCAACGCGTCCTGCACCACCAACTGCCTCGCACCCATCGCGAAGGTGCTGCACGACAATTTCGGCATTGTGCGCGGCTACATGGTGACCATCCACGCCTATACCGGCGACCAGAACACGGTCGATACGCTGCACAAGGACCTGCACCGCGCGCGTGCGGCGGCGGTCAGCGCGATCCCGACCAGCACGGGTGCCGCGAAGGCGGTGGGTCTCGTGATGCCGGAACTCAAGGGCAAGCTGGACGGCACCGCCATCCGCATCCCGACGCCGAATGTCTCGCTGGTCAGCCTCGACTTCGTGCCCGCCAAGGAAGGTGTCACGAAGGAAGCGGTGAATGCGGCGATGAAGGCAGCGTCGGAGTCCGGGCCACTCAAGGGCATCCTCGGCTACAATACCGAGCCGCTGGTCAGCATCGACTTCAACCACAACCCGATGTCGTCCACCTTCGACGCGACGCAGACCCAGGTGGTCGATGGCGGGCTGGTGCGCGTGCTGTCGTGGTACGACAACGAGTGGGGCTTTTCGAACCGCATGAGCGACACGGTCGCGCTGTTCGGCAAGCTCTGA
- the cobS gene encoding cobaltochelatase subunit CobS, translating into MNKVAPISDIRPTSAIDAPDIKVTAREAFGLDLDLEVPAFSVRTEHVPEVDSTYRFDKETTLAIVAGFAFNRRVMIQGYHGTGKSTHIEQVAARLNWPCIRVNLDSHISRIDLIGKDAIVLKDGKQVTEFREGILPWALQHPCALVFDEYDAGRPDVMFVIQRVLEVEGKLTLLDQNKVIRPNPYFRLFATANTVGLGDTTGLYHGTQQINQGQMDRWSIVATLNYLPHKMETEIVLAKMGMEGDAKAKKQVEAMVALADLTRAGFIAGDISTVMSPRTVITWAENARIFGDVGFAFRLTFLNKCDEAERATVAEYYQRCFNEEVSTGLLKKAG; encoded by the coding sequence ATGAACAAGGTCGCCCCAATCTCCGACATCCGCCCGACCTCGGCGATCGACGCGCCGGACATCAAGGTGACGGCGCGCGAGGCCTTCGGCCTCGACCTCGACCTCGAGGTGCCGGCCTTCTCGGTGCGCACGGAGCATGTGCCGGAGGTCGACAGCACCTATCGCTTCGACAAAGAGACGACGCTCGCGATCGTGGCGGGCTTCGCCTTCAATCGCCGCGTGATGATCCAGGGCTACCACGGCACCGGGAAGTCGACCCACATCGAGCAGGTGGCGGCACGGCTCAACTGGCCCTGCATCCGCGTGAACCTCGACAGCCACATCTCGCGCATCGACCTGATCGGCAAGGACGCGATCGTCCTGAAGGACGGCAAGCAGGTCACGGAATTCCGCGAAGGCATCCTGCCCTGGGCGCTGCAGCACCCCTGCGCGCTGGTGTTCGACGAATACGATGCCGGCCGCCCGGACGTGATGTTCGTGATCCAGCGCGTGCTGGAGGTCGAGGGCAAGCTGACGCTGCTGGACCAGAACAAGGTGATCCGCCCGAACCCGTATTTCCGTCTGTTCGCCACCGCCAACACGGTGGGCCTGGGCGACACGACCGGCCTGTACCACGGCACCCAGCAGATCAATCAGGGCCAGATGGACCGCTGGTCGATCGTGGCGACGCTGAACTACCTGCCGCACAAGATGGAAACCGAGATCGTGCTCGCGAAGATGGGCATGGAAGGCGACGCCAAGGCGAAGAAGCAGGTCGAGGCGATGGTGGCCCTGGCCGACCTGACGCGCGCCGGTTTCATCGCGGGGGACATCTCGACCGTCATGTCGCCGCGCACCGTCATCACCTGGGCGGAGAATGCGCGCATCTTCGGCGATGTCGGCTTCGCCTTCCGCCTGACCTTCCTCAACAAGTGCGACGAGGCGGAGCGCGCGACGGTGGCGGAGTACTACCAGCGCTGCTTCAACGAGGAAGTCTCGACCGGGCTGCTGAAGAAGGCGGGCTAG